The sequence below is a genomic window from Mycobacterium spongiae.
GAGTCGGTTACCACCATCCGCACCGAGCGCGACCTACTGAGTAGTGGGGCCGGTCGGATCGTGGACCCCAATCCAATCCTGACGATTCGATGGCGGCTGTCCTCGGGTGCAGAGATGGACACCGGATTTTGGGCGAGCAATTGCAGCGAATACTCGTGCTGGCTGGACGGCCAGCAGGAACAGGAAGATGTCGCATGAACCGCGCCGACGACGAAGCGGAGCAAAAGAGCAGCAACAAGGCGATGTGGGGGTACGCCCCCAGAGGGAGGTGCCCCCACCCGCTTGCGGGGGAGAGGAGCGGCGCTCGTGAGTAAAGCCCTGCTGGTCCTTGAGGACGGCCGCATCTTCACCGGAACGCCATTCGGCGCAGTCGGACAGACGCTCGGCGAAGCCGTGTTCAGCACGGGCATGTCCGGCTACCAGGAGACGCTGACTGATCCCAGCTATCACCGCCAGATCCTGGTCGCCACCGCGCCGCAGATAGGCAACACCGGCTGGAATGGTGAGGACGGCGAGAGCCGCGACAACAAGATTTGGGTTGCCGGGTACGCGGTGCGTGACCCGTCGCCACGTGCCTCCAACTGGCGCGCCACTGGCACGCTGGCCGAAGAGCTCACCAGGCAAGACATCGTGGGTATCGCTGGTATCGACACTCGGGCGGTGGTGCGTCATCTGCGCAGTCGCGGCTCGATGAAGGCCGGAGTATTCTCCGGCGTTGCGCTCGCCGAATCCCCCGATGCAGACGAACTCGTCGACCGGGTCCGAGCGCAGCAACCGATGCTGGGTGCTGATCTCGCAGGGGAGGTCAGTACGACCGCTGCCTATATTGTGGAGCCCCAAGGGCCGCAACGTTTTACAGTTGCGACCTTAGACCTGGGGGTTAAGACCAACACGCCGCGCAACTTCGCCCGGCGTGGGATCCGTAGCCATGTGCTACCCGCGTCGGCCACCTTCGAGCAGATCGCCGAGCTCAACCCGCACGGGGTGTTCCTGTCCAATGGTCCTGGCGATCCGGCGACCGCCGATCATGTCGTCGCGCTCACCAGGGAAGTGTTGGGCGCCGGAATTCCTTTGTTCGGAATCTGTTTCGGCAATCAGATCCTGGGCCGGGCACTGGGGTTATCGACCTACAAGATGGTTTTTGGTCATCGCGGGATCAACATCCCGGTCATCGACCACGACACCGGCCGTATCGCGGTCACCGCGCAGAACCACGGCTTCGCGCTCGAAGGGGAAGCCGGCCAGTCCTTCGACACGCCGTTCGGTCCGGCGGTGGTCAGCCACACGTGCGCCAACGACGGGGGTGTGGAGGGTGTCCGGCTCGGTGACGGGCGGGCGTTTTCGGTGCAGTATCACCCCGAGGCCGCAGCCGGTCCACACGATGCCGAGTACCTGTTCGACAGATTTGTTGACCTGATGGAAAGGGAGGGCCGGTAGTGCCGCGCCGTACCGACCTGCGTCATGTGCTGGTGATCGGCTCGGGGCCGATCGTTATCGGGCAGGCCTGCGAATTCGACTATTCCGGCACACAGGCATGCCGGGTGCTGCGCGCGGAGGGATTGCAGGTCAGCCTGGTCAACTCCAATCCGGCGACCATCATGACCGACCCGGAGTACGCCGACTTCACCTACGTGGAGCCGATCACCCCCGCGTTCGTGGAGCAGGTCATCGCCCAGCAGGCCGAGCGCGGCAACAAGATCGACGCCGTACTGGCCACACTGGGCGGGCAGACCGCACTCAACACCGCCGTCGCACTGCACGACAACGGGGCGTTGGAGCGCTACGGCGTCGAGCTGATCGGTGCCGACTTCGACGCCATCCAGCGCGGGGAGGACCGGCAACGGTTCAAAGACATCGTCGGCAAGGTCGGCGGTGAATCTGCGCGCAGCCGGGTGTGTTTCACCATGGAAGAGGTCCGCGAAACGGTCGCCGATCTCGGTCTGCCGGTGGTGGTGCGGCCTAGCTTCACCATGGGCGGGCTGGGTTCGGGCATGGCGTACTCGGCCGACGAGGTCGAACGGATGGCCGGCGCCGGACTTGCGGCATCGCCGAGTGCCAATGTGTTGATCGAGGAATCGATCTACGGTTGGAAAGAATTCGAACTCGAGCTGATGCGCGACGGCAACGACAACGTGGTCGTCGTGTGCTCGATCGAGAACGTCGACCCGATGGGTGTGCACACCGGCGATTCGGTCACCGTCGCCCCCGCGATGACGCTGACCGATCGCGAATACCAACGGATGCGGGATCTGGGTATTGCCATTCTGCGCGAGGTCGGTGTGGATACCGGTGGCTGTAACATCCAGTTCGCTGTCAACCCGCGCGACGGTCGGCTCATCGTCATCGAGATGAACCCCCGCGTCTCGCGGTCCAGTGCGTTGGCGTCCAAGGCCACCGGCTTCCCTATCGCCAAGATCGCCGCCAAACTGGCCATCGGCTACACGCTCGATGAAATCCTCAACGACATCACCAAAGAAACACCGGCCTGCTTCGAACCCACCCTCGACTACGTTGTGGTCAAGGCGCCGCGGTTCGCCTTCGAGAAATTTCCGGGGGCCGACCCAACACTCACCACCACCATGAAGTCGGTTGGGGAAGCAATGTCGTTGGGCCGCAACTTCGTCGAGGCCCTCGGCAAGGTGATGCGTTCGTTGGAGACGACCCGCGTCGGTTTCTGGAGCGCCCCTGATCCCGAAGGTGGGCTCGACGACGTCCTGACGCGGCTGCGAACCCCGACC
It includes:
- the carA gene encoding glutamine-hydrolyzing carbamoyl-phosphate synthase small subunit; this translates as MSKALLVLEDGRIFTGTPFGAVGQTLGEAVFSTGMSGYQETLTDPSYHRQILVATAPQIGNTGWNGEDGESRDNKIWVAGYAVRDPSPRASNWRATGTLAEELTRQDIVGIAGIDTRAVVRHLRSRGSMKAGVFSGVALAESPDADELVDRVRAQQPMLGADLAGEVSTTAAYIVEPQGPQRFTVATLDLGVKTNTPRNFARRGIRSHVLPASATFEQIAELNPHGVFLSNGPGDPATADHVVALTREVLGAGIPLFGICFGNQILGRALGLSTYKMVFGHRGINIPVIDHDTGRIAVTAQNHGFALEGEAGQSFDTPFGPAVVSHTCANDGGVEGVRLGDGRAFSVQYHPEAAAGPHDAEYLFDRFVDLMEREGR